From Kryptolebias marmoratus isolate JLee-2015 linkage group LG15, ASM164957v2, whole genome shotgun sequence, a single genomic window includes:
- the cars1 gene encoding cysteine--tRNA ligase, cytoplasmic isoform X4, translating to MSSSGETVKGKRVQPLWSPPAGTEVPQLRLYNSLTRAKEPFVPQKGNKVTWYCCGPTVYDASHMGHARSYISFDILRRILRDYFKFDVLYCMNITDIDDKIIKRARQNYLLDQYKQNQPGAAQILQDVLSAREPFLEQLVSTTDPDKKQMLERLDAAVTLALPPLQAALENKAADEVLQPLAQVLLDNSKDLLADWLDKRLGSKVTENSIFSVLPKYWEGEFHKDMEALNVLPADVLTRVSEYVPEIVEFVKKIVSNGYGYESNGSVYFDTQKFDSSPQHSYAKLVPEAVGDQKALQEGEGDLSISADRLGEKKSQNDFALWKASKPGEPSWDSPWGKGRPGWHIECSAMAGSILGESMDIHGGGFDLRFPHHDNELAQSEAFFENDCWVQYFLHTGHLTISGCKMSKSLKNFITIKEALAKNSARQLRLAFLMHSWKDTLDYSSNTMESAVQYEKFMNEFFLNVKDILRAPTDITGRFEKWEAAEVELNDSFYDRKSAVHQALCDNVDTRTAMEEMRVLVSQSNSYIANRKSTKLMPNRMLLESIAMYLTNMLKIFGTVEGSDPIGFPVGGQGQSIDLEGMVMPYLTILSDFRENVRKIAREQKVTELLRVCDIVRDDTLPELGVRLEDHEGLPTVVKLVDKETLLKEKEEKKKMEEEKKRKKEEAARKKQEQEMAKLNKMKIPPCDMFRSETDKYSKFDETGFPTHDAEGKELSKGQAKKLRKLYEAQEKLHSGYLQMSQNGN from the exons GAGCCATTTGTTCCCCAGAAGGGCAATAAGGTGACGTGGTATTGCTGCGGGCCAACAGTTTATGATGCATCACACATGGGACATGCCAG GTCCTACATTTCTTTTGATATCCTGCGGAGGATACTGAGGGACTACTTCAAGTTTGATGTCCTTTACTGCATGAACATCACAGATATCGATGACAAG ATCATTAAAAGGGCCCGTCAGAACTACCTTCTGGACCAGTACAAGCAGAACCAACCAGGAGCTGCTCAGATCCTGCAGGATGTCCTGAGCGCCAGAGAG CCCTTTCTGGAGCAGCTGGTGTCCACCACAGACCCAGATAAGAAGCAGATGCTGGAACGGCTGGATGCTGCTGTCACCTTGGCTCTGCCACCTCTGCAGGCAGCCTTGGAGAACAAAGCAGCAGATGAAGTCCTGCAACCTTTGGCTCAG GTGTTGTTGGACAATTCCAAGGACTTGCTGGCTGACTGGTTGGATAAACGGTTGGGAAGTAAAGTCACAGAGAATTCGATTTTCTCTGTCCTTCCAAAATACTGGGAGGGAGAATTCCATAAGGACATGGAAGCCCTGAAC GTCCTTCCTGCTGATGTTCTGACTCGAGTCAGTGAATACGTCCCTGAGATTGTGGAGTTTGTGAAGAAGATTGTCTCAAATGGTTATGG ATATGaatcaaatggttcagtttACTTTGACACCCAGAAGTTTGATTCCAGTCCTCAGCACTCTTATGCCAAGCTGGTCCCAGAGGCAGTCGGAGACCAGAAAGCATTACAGGAGGGAGAAG GAGACCTGAGCATCTCTGCGGACAGACTCGGTGAGAAGAAGTCCCAGAATGACTTTGCTTTGTGGAAAGCTTCAAAACCTGGAGAGCCATCGTGGGACTCTCCGTGGGGGAAG GGACGACCAGGATGGCACATCGAATGTTCTGCCATGGCTGGCTCTATTCTGGGGGAGTCCATGGACATCCATGGAGGGGGGTTTGATCTCCGATTCCCACATCACGACAACGAGCTGGCTCAATCCGAG GCTTTCTTTGAGAATGACTGCTGGGTCCAGTACTTCCTGCACACCGGTCACCTGACTATTTCCGGCTGCAAGATGTCCAAATCTCTCAAGAATTTCATCACCATAAAAGAAGCTTTGGCAAAAAACTCAG CTCGTCAGCTCCGTCTGGCTTTCTTGATGCATTCCTGGAAGGATACCCTGGACTACTCCTCCAACACAATGGAGTCAGCTGTCCAGTATGAGAAGTTCATGAAT GAATTCTTCCTCAACGTGAAGGACATTCTGCGTGCTCCTACAGACATCACCGGTCGCTTTGAGAAGTGGGAGGCTGCAGAGGTGGAGCTTAACGACAG CTTCTATGACAGGAAGTCTGCCGTCCACCAGGCTCTGTGTGACAACGTGGACACCCGCACTGCCATGGAGGAGATGAGGGTTCTGGTCAGCCAGAGCAACTCTTACATTGCCAACAGGAAGAGCACCAAACTGATGCCCAACCGCATGCTGCTGGAAAGCATCGCCATGTACCTCACCAACATGCTGAAG ATATTTGGTACAGTTGAAGGATCGGACCCCATAGGTTTCCCTGTGGGAGGACAAGGTCAGAGTATAGAC CTGGAAGGCATGGTGATGCCATACCTCACAATTCTGTCGGACTTCCGAGAGAATGTCAGGAAAATTGCCCGAGAGCAGAAAG TGACAGAGTTGCTTCGGGTCTGTGATATCGTCCGTGACGATACATTACCAGAACTGGGAGTTCGACTGGAGGATCATGAAG GTCTACCCACTGTGGTGAAACTGGTGGACAAGGAGACGTTactgaaggagaaggaggagaagaagaag atggaggaagagaagaaaaggaagaaggagGAGGCTGCCAGGAAGAAACAAGAACAAGAG ATGGCCAAACTCAACAAAATGAAGATCCCTCCATGTGACATGTTTCGCTctgaaacagacaaatattCCAAATTTGATGAGACg GGTTTCCCCACTCATGATGCTGAAGGGAAGGAGCTCAGTAAAGGCCAAGCCAAGAAGCTGCGGAAACTCTACGAGGCCCAGGAAAAGCTACACAGTGGCTATCTTCAGATGAGCCAAAATGGCAACTGA
- the cars1 gene encoding cysteine--tRNA ligase, cytoplasmic isoform X3, with the protein MSSSGETVKGKRVQPLWSPPAGTEVPQLRLYNSLTRAKEPFVPQKGNKVTWYCCGPTVYDASHMGHARSYISFDILRRILRDYFKFDVLYCMNITDIDDKIIKRARQNYLLDQYKQNQPGAAQILQDVLSAREPFLEQLVSTTDPDKKQMLERLDAAVTLALPPLQAALENKAADEVLQPLAQVLLDNSKDLLADWLDKRLGSKVTENSIFSVLPKYWEGEFHKDMEALNVLPADVLTRVSEYVPEIVEFVKKIVSNGYGYESNGSVYFDTQKFDSSPQHSYAKLVPEAVGDQKALQEGEGDLSISADRLGEKKSQNDFALWKASKPGEPSWDSPWGKGRPGWHIECSAMAGSILGESMDIHGGGFDLRFPHHDNELAQSEVIKLHHSTNTGSCSKAADILMAFFENDCWVQYFLHTGHLTISGCKMSKSLKNFITIKEALAKNSARQLRLAFLMHSWKDTLDYSSNTMESAVQYEKFMNEFFLNVKDILRAPTDITGRFEKWEAAEVELNDSFYDRKSAVHQALCDNVDTRTAMEEMRVLVSQSNSYIANRKSTKLMPNRMLLESIAMYLTNMLKIFGTVEGSDPIGFPVGGQGQSIDLEGMVMPYLTILSDFRENVRKIAREQKVTELLRVCDIVRDDTLPELGVRLEDHEGLPTVVKLVDKETLLKEKEEKKKMEEEKKRKKEEAARKKQEQEMAKLNKMKIPPCDMFRSETDKYSKFDETGFPTHDAEGKELSKGQAKKLRKLYEAQEKLHSGYLQMSQNGN; encoded by the exons GAGCCATTTGTTCCCCAGAAGGGCAATAAGGTGACGTGGTATTGCTGCGGGCCAACAGTTTATGATGCATCACACATGGGACATGCCAG GTCCTACATTTCTTTTGATATCCTGCGGAGGATACTGAGGGACTACTTCAAGTTTGATGTCCTTTACTGCATGAACATCACAGATATCGATGACAAG ATCATTAAAAGGGCCCGTCAGAACTACCTTCTGGACCAGTACAAGCAGAACCAACCAGGAGCTGCTCAGATCCTGCAGGATGTCCTGAGCGCCAGAGAG CCCTTTCTGGAGCAGCTGGTGTCCACCACAGACCCAGATAAGAAGCAGATGCTGGAACGGCTGGATGCTGCTGTCACCTTGGCTCTGCCACCTCTGCAGGCAGCCTTGGAGAACAAAGCAGCAGATGAAGTCCTGCAACCTTTGGCTCAG GTGTTGTTGGACAATTCCAAGGACTTGCTGGCTGACTGGTTGGATAAACGGTTGGGAAGTAAAGTCACAGAGAATTCGATTTTCTCTGTCCTTCCAAAATACTGGGAGGGAGAATTCCATAAGGACATGGAAGCCCTGAAC GTCCTTCCTGCTGATGTTCTGACTCGAGTCAGTGAATACGTCCCTGAGATTGTGGAGTTTGTGAAGAAGATTGTCTCAAATGGTTATGG ATATGaatcaaatggttcagtttACTTTGACACCCAGAAGTTTGATTCCAGTCCTCAGCACTCTTATGCCAAGCTGGTCCCAGAGGCAGTCGGAGACCAGAAAGCATTACAGGAGGGAGAAG GAGACCTGAGCATCTCTGCGGACAGACTCGGTGAGAAGAAGTCCCAGAATGACTTTGCTTTGTGGAAAGCTTCAAAACCTGGAGAGCCATCGTGGGACTCTCCGTGGGGGAAG GGACGACCAGGATGGCACATCGAATGTTCTGCCATGGCTGGCTCTATTCTGGGGGAGTCCATGGACATCCATGGAGGGGGGTTTGATCTCCGATTCCCACATCACGACAACGAGCTGGCTCAATCCGAG GTGATAAAACTGCACCACTCTACAAACACAGGAAGTTGCAGTAAAGCTGCAGATATCTTAATG GCTTTCTTTGAGAATGACTGCTGGGTCCAGTACTTCCTGCACACCGGTCACCTGACTATTTCCGGCTGCAAGATGTCCAAATCTCTCAAGAATTTCATCACCATAAAAGAAGCTTTGGCAAAAAACTCAG CTCGTCAGCTCCGTCTGGCTTTCTTGATGCATTCCTGGAAGGATACCCTGGACTACTCCTCCAACACAATGGAGTCAGCTGTCCAGTATGAGAAGTTCATGAAT GAATTCTTCCTCAACGTGAAGGACATTCTGCGTGCTCCTACAGACATCACCGGTCGCTTTGAGAAGTGGGAGGCTGCAGAGGTGGAGCTTAACGACAG CTTCTATGACAGGAAGTCTGCCGTCCACCAGGCTCTGTGTGACAACGTGGACACCCGCACTGCCATGGAGGAGATGAGGGTTCTGGTCAGCCAGAGCAACTCTTACATTGCCAACAGGAAGAGCACCAAACTGATGCCCAACCGCATGCTGCTGGAAAGCATCGCCATGTACCTCACCAACATGCTGAAG ATATTTGGTACAGTTGAAGGATCGGACCCCATAGGTTTCCCTGTGGGAGGACAAGGTCAGAGTATAGAC CTGGAAGGCATGGTGATGCCATACCTCACAATTCTGTCGGACTTCCGAGAGAATGTCAGGAAAATTGCCCGAGAGCAGAAAG TGACAGAGTTGCTTCGGGTCTGTGATATCGTCCGTGACGATACATTACCAGAACTGGGAGTTCGACTGGAGGATCATGAAG GTCTACCCACTGTGGTGAAACTGGTGGACAAGGAGACGTTactgaaggagaaggaggagaagaagaag atggaggaagagaagaaaaggaagaaggagGAGGCTGCCAGGAAGAAACAAGAACAAGAG ATGGCCAAACTCAACAAAATGAAGATCCCTCCATGTGACATGTTTCGCTctgaaacagacaaatattCCAAATTTGATGAGACg GGTTTCCCCACTCATGATGCTGAAGGGAAGGAGCTCAGTAAAGGCCAAGCCAAGAAGCTGCGGAAACTCTACGAGGCCCAGGAAAAGCTACACAGTGGCTATCTTCAGATGAGCCAAAATGGCAACTGA